CCGTCGGCGATCGGGGGTGCCGTGATCGGGAGCACGAGCCCTGCGGAGTAGACGGTGATCATGCGGATGCTCCGCGGTACCGCGGCGAGCGCCAGTCGTCGAGAGCCTCGCGCTGGGCCGTGCTGGGCTGGTCGATGCGCTCCCGTCGCGCGGCGAGCGCGGCGTGGGCGATGGCGCGGTCGGCCTCGGCGGGGAAGGGATGCAAGCCCGGCGGGAGCTCGGCGGTGAGGAGCTGTTCGACGGCGCCGAGCTGCACCGCGAAGGAGAGGTCCATGATCTCGATCGGGTTGCCCTCGGCAGCCGCGAGGTTCACGCATCCGCCCCGTGCGACGAGGAGCGCACCGTCGCCGACACGGTCGAGATGTGGCGCGACCGGGCGCAGCACCGCGGGGTCGACGTCGACCTCTCGCGGCACCCCGCCCGCGACGGCGACCACGGCCGCGGACGCCAACACGTCGGCGCCGACCGTGTGTGGAGCGCCGGTGGCCGAGACGACCAGCGCGCCGGGAGCGAGGTCGCGGAGCGGTCCGATGCGGAAGCCGTCATGCGCCGCGCGGAGCGCACGGACCGGGTCGGTCTCGGCGACCGCGACCTCGGCGCCCATGGCACGCAGGTGCGCAGCCACGCCCTCGCCCACCGGGCCGTAGCCGATCACCACGGCCGGCTGGTCGCGCACGGTGCGCTCGATGCCGTCGAGCACGTCGGCGATCGCGAAGACGCACGACTGACCGGTGCCGTACCGGTTGTCGAAGGAGGTCTTCATGGGCGCGTCGTTGACGGCGATCACCGGCACGGCGAGCTCTCCGCGTGCCGCCATGAGCCGCAGCGGCGTGAGTCCGCTCGTGGTCTCCTCGGCCGCGCCGCGCAGGCCCGGGGTGATCCCCTCCTCGTGGGCGAGGCGGATGAGGTGCGAGCCGTCGTCGAGCAGCAGATCGAGCCCCTGCCGCAGGAAGGCCGCCGCGGCGTCGCGTTCGGCAGCGCCGGAGAGCGACGGGTCGCCGGTCACGGGCATGCCGCGCGCCCGCAGGGCCTCGGCCACGTCGAGGTCGATCTCGTCGGGGTGGGCGTACACCGACACCACGGCACCGGCATCCCGCAGCAGCAGGGCGAGCTGTGCGGTCTTCGGCTCGAGCACCATGGCGATGCCGATGCGGATGCCGCGCACGACCCCGTCGCGCGACAGACGGCGGGCGATGCCTGCTGAGACCGGCATGTGCGCGCCGGCGCGGTCGACGCGCTCGTCCGCCGTGACGGTGTCTGCGAGCGGGGTCCGGCCGAGCAGGATGCTGTCGTCGGCCGGCACGAAGGTCACGGCACCGTCGGCGCGGGCGTCGGCGTCGGAGAGGTGGGCGCCGAGTGCGCGCAGCAGGCTGCGCAGCTCCGCCGAGACGGCATCCGACCCCTCGACGGCGACGGTGCGACCGGCGACGAGAAGGTTGGTGCGGCGGGGGGAGCGGCGCACGAGACGCTCGGCGAGAGTGCGCGGGTCGGTCACCCGTAAAAGCGTAGTGCGCGGCAGCGCGTCCGCCGTCGCGGCGAGGCGCCGTATGACGCGGCGACGGATGCCGGCGGGCCGGGCCCTCGCGCTCCGGGCTACGATGTGCCTCATGCCGAAGCCCGACCCCATCGACGAGATCTCCATCGGCGGCGACGTCATCCGCCTTGGGCAGTTCCTGAAGTTCGCGGGGCTCCTCGACTCCGGCGGAGACGCGAAGGAGGTCATCATCGACGGCTTCGTGCAGGTGAACGGCGAGGAGGAGCGGCGCCGCGGACGGCAGCTGCACGACGGCGACCTGGTGACGTTCCAGGGGCGCACGGTGCGCGTCCGCCCCTGACGGCTCCTCGCTGCAACGACGGTCGGGCGGTCAGCTCTCCGGCGGTCCGTCGAGCACGGTCGGCACGTACTCCAGCAGCTGGAGGCGTCCGTCGAAGGTGCGCGACTCGATGAGACCGAGACGCACGTCGGGGTAGCCGTCGAAGATGCGGTCGCGCCCCGTCGCCCCCGTGATCACGGGGAACAGCACCACGCGGAACCGATCCGCGAGCCCCGCTTCGAGCAGAGAGCGGCACAGCGACACGCTGCCCAGCGTGCGCAACGGCCGATCGGACTCCTGCTTGAGACGGCGCACGAACCCGACCGCATCCGAGCGCACCAGGGTCGAGTTCTGCCACGCGAGCGGCTCGGCGAGCGACGACGAGAACACGTACTTCTGGATGTCGTTGAGCACCTCGGTGCCCGGCTCGCCCTCGGCGACCAGGCCGGACATGACCCGATAGGTCGTCGCACCCATGAGCAGCGGTGCATCGCGGTCGATCGCCGTCTCCAGCCATTCGGCGTACTCGGGCCCGCCCATGCCCCACAGCCCCGGCCACCCCTCGGCAGCGCCGTATCCGTCGAGCGAGCAGATGAAGTCGATCGTGAGCGTCTGCATGTCGCCTCCTCATCCGCGGTGCCGCGGGCGGTCCACGGAACCGGATGCATCGCGCAGAGTCTAGAACCAGCGGGGCGCGACCGACAGGGGGTCGCGATCACTGCGCCGGGAGGCACCCGCCGTCGACGATAACTCCGCCTTCGCCACACCACCCGCAGGTCTGGTCTGTCAGGCCAGAGGGGTACGGTGGCGGTGTGGATGCACCAGACCCGCTGCCCGACCACCCGGCACCCGACAACCCGCAGGGCAAACTCGTGCTGCTCCGGCATGGCGAGACGGAGTGGTCGAAGAGCGGACGCCACACCGGGCTCACCGACATCCCCCTCACGCCGCGCGGCGAGGAGCTCGCCCGTGCCGCAGGTGAGCTCGTGCGCGACTACGACTTCGGGCTCATCCTCTCGTCACCTCTGCAGCGTGCGCGGCGCACGGCCGAGCTCGCCGGCCTGGATGCCGAGATCGACCCGCTGCTCGTCGAATGGGACTACGGCGGGTACGAGGGGCGCACGACCGCCGACATCCGCGCCGAGCTCGGGTACAACTGGACGGCCTTCGCGCACGGCGTCATCCGGGGGAAGACCCCGGGAGAGACGGTGGAGGAGGTCGCGGCCCGTGCCTCGCGCGTGCTCACCCGCGTGCTCCCGGCGATGGCCAAGGGCGACGTCGCGCTGATCGCCCACGGGCACTACCTCCGCATCCTCACGGCGGTGTTCCTGCGGGAGGCGCCACGGTTCGCCGCGCGCATCACCCTCGACGCCGGCTCCGTCTCGGTGCTCGGCTATTACCGGGAGCAGCCCGCCATCCTCGCCTGGAACCACGGGCCGCAGCTGCCCCTGCAACCGTCGGAGTCATGACCGGGCCGGTGCGGCATCCGACTGGGGCACCAGGTCTTCGTGACCCGCTGCGGTGAACGGCGCTCAGCACGGCGGCTCTCGCTTCCTTCGGCCTGATGCTGCGCGGCCGGCAGTGAGCGCGACCAGGGCGACAGGCAGGTCATCGCGGCTGCAACGAACGCCGCAGTCCCTCCAGGCGCACAGCCGCCTGCAGCCGGAACCGGTACTCGGCGTCATCCGGATCTGCGTCGAGGAGCGTCCAGATGCGATCCAGACGCTGTTGCACCGTGTTGACGTGCACGCGCAACGCCGCAGACGTCGCCTGCTTGCTCTCTCCGGCGTCGAAGTACGCGCACAGGGTGTCGACGAGCGCCGTCCCGCGGCGCGCGTCCCAGTCGCGCACGGGCCCGAGCAGTGCGTCGACGAAGCGCACGACGGCGTCCGGCTCCGCCGAGGTCAGCACGTGGTACGGCGCGAAGTCGTCGGAGCGCACCGAGGCACCCGTGATGCCGAGCGGCCGAAGGAAGTGCAGATCGCGGGAGATGCGGTCGACGGACGCCCGCAACCCGGGAAGATCCGCGACGGCAGGCCCGACCACCGCCGTCGCCTCGGTGCCGGGCGACTCCGCGAGCAGCCGCCGCACGCGCTCGGTGGCGTCCGCCGCATCGGCGTGCACCCATCCGATGACGAGCCGGCCATCACGCAGCGCGACGAGCCCGTCGTCGCCGACGGCCTCCGCGGCGAGAACCAGTGCGCCCTTGCGCCCGCCCGCATCGACCACGGCCGCTGCGCGCAGCGGACGGTCGATCTCCGCCGACAACGACGCCGCTTCCGCGGTGCCATCGAGCACCGAGCCCAGCAGCCGCGATCGTCGCTCGGCGCGGATGGCCGACACCGCGTCGCGCTTGAACTCGACGAGCGCCGCCACGTGCGCCGCGCGCTCCAGCGTCGGTCGCGCGATGTCGTCGGTCGGTGCACGCTGCGGGTCCTCCTCGGCGACCATGGCCCCGAGAACGCGGTCGACGCCGAGGATCGCGACGATGATCCAGCTCCGGCCGTCGTGGCGCACGATGGCGGCGTGCCCGCTGGCGCGGCTCTCCCTGATCGCGTCGGCGAGCGCACGACGGCGCGGAAGTCCGGCCGGCGCGGCCCTGGCATCGAGCGGCCGCCCCGACTCGTCGACCGCGTGCACGCGCCGCCCCAGCCGATCCGACACGGTGGCGACGAGGTCGATGAGGCTCGCCCCCGACACGACCGCAGTGGTGAGCTCCTCATGGATCGCGCTGACGAGGTGGGTGGCCGTCAGGTGCCGTTCGAGCTCGCGGTAGGCGGTCTCGGCGTGCGCCCTGGCGGCGGCGCTCTCCGCCAGGACCCTGGCGCTGTGCAGCACGGCCGCGGCGTGATCGGCGAACGCCGACAGGAGCAGCACCTGGTCGGGAGTGAAGTCGTGCGCGAACCGGTTGCACGCGAACAAGGCGCCGAGCACCTCGTCGCCGACGGCCAGCGGTACGCCGAGGAACGACACGAGACCCTCGCGCTCGACCGCGAGATCGATGGCGGGATCGTGCGGAGCATCCGCCATGCTCGCGTACTGGCGCACCCAGGCCGGTTCGCGAGTGGTGGCGACCAGACTCGCCAGGCCGAATCCCGCAGGCACCAAGAGGTCGCGGAACTCGGGCGTGACGGTGCCGGCCGAGTACCGCACGCGGAGATCACCGCGCTCGTTGTCGACCTCGGACAGATAGGTGACGTCGGTGCCCATGAGCTCGTGCGCGCGCTCCACCAGGCGTCGCAGCACATCGGTGACGTCCTGCAGCCGTACGAGCTCTCGTGCCGTGGAGAAGAGCGCTTCGAGTTCCGCCGTCCGCCGTCGCAGCCTCGCCGTCAGCTGCTGAGAGTCCCGCACCGACGCGACGAGCTCGTCGACCTCCTCGGGGTCGACGCCGGCCTGTCCCAGCAGTCGGGTGAGCGCGTCCACCCGCTCCCCCGGCTCCGCCTGAGTGGCCGCGACGACCTCACGGACGAGGCGTAACGGCGTCGCACGATCGTCACCCACCGCGCCTCCTCGTCGCCTCCGTCACCGCACTCCCTGCAGTCTATGAGCAGGTGGGCGGCGACTACCCGCGCACGCCCCCGGCCGATGACGTCCGCGACGGGAACACCGGCGTGCGACGCTGCGCGAACGCGGCGAGGCCTTCCCGCGCGTCGTCGCTCGCGAACGCGCGCTGACCGAGCACCGCCTCGCGACGGAACGCCTCCTCGTACGGCAGGTCGGCCAGCGCCCGCACGGCGCTCTTCACGGTGGCGAGGGCCGTCGCGCTCTTGGCCAGCAGCCCCTCGGCGACCGCGATCGACTCCGGCACGAGCCGCTCGGCCGGCACGACGCGGTTGACGAGCCCGTAGCGCAGCGCGGTCTCGGCATCGATGCGCGTTCCGCACAGCATGAGCTCCATGGCGAAGGCATAGGGGATCTGCCGGATCAGCCGCACGAGCGTGCCGCCGGCGGGCACCACACCCACCCCGGTCTCGGGCAGCGCGAACTGCGCCTCGGTCGACGCGAGCCGCACATCCGTGGAGAGCATGATCTCGAAGCCGCCGCCCAGGCACAGCCCGTTGACGGCCGCGATGACCGGCTTGTCGAGCACGGAGTGCTTCTGGTGCGCGGCATCCCATTCACTGATGTCGAAGCGCTCCTCGGTGAGGGCGGGGATCGACTCGCCGAGGTCGGCGCCGACGCAGAACGCCCGGTCGCCCGCGCCCGTGAGCACCGCCACCCCGATGCGCGGATCGTCACGCACCTCGGCGAACGCCGCGCCGAGGTCGTCGTACATGGCCAGAGTGAGCGCGTTGAGCTTGTCGGGCCGATCGATCGTGATGAGGCCGATGCCGCCGGAGCGATCCAGGCGCACGCCCATCAGACCGCACCGCCTGCCCGCAGCGCCTCGACCTCGGCGGCCGAGTATCCCAGAAGGTCCTCCAGCACCGCCGCGGTGTGCTGACCCGCACCGGGCGCCAAGCCCGCCGTGTGCGGGGGCGTGCGCTCGAGCTTCACCGGCGACCCGAACGTGCGCAGCGTCCCGTGCCCCGGGTATTCGCGCTCGACGATCATGCCGCGCGCGGCGATCTGCGGGTCGTCGACGACCTCGCCGATGTCCTTCACGGCGCTGAGCGGCACGAGGTCGCCGGCCAGCTGCTCCAGTTCGGCCTTCGTGCGGTGTGCGAACCATCGGACGATCATCGGATGCACCTTCTCGCGGTAGACCTCGGCGTCGAAGCGTCCGGCCATCGTGTGCAGCTCGGGGTGGTCGTCCCAGTCGGCGCTCGTGCCGAAGGTGTCGCACGACAGCCGCCAGAACTTGTCGGTGTAACCGCCGAAGAACACGAACCCGTCGGCGCACGGGAAGAGCGAATAGGGGCGCACGAACGGATGCTCGTTGCCGAGCGGTCGCGCGATCTCGCCGTCGACGGTGTATGACACCACGGCGTTCTCGGTGAGGGTGAGCACGGAGTCCTGCTGGGAGATGTCGACGAGCTGCCCCTCGCCCGTCTGCTCGGCATGCCGCAGCGCCGCCAGGACTCCGATCACGCCGTACAGGCTGGCCGCGAGGTCGCCGATGATCGTGCCGACGCGCGTCGGCGGGCGGTCCGGTTCTCCGTTCATCGACCACAGCCCGCCCGTGGCCTGCGCGCTGTTGTCGTAGGCGGGGCGCAGGCGGTACGGACCCGTCTGCCCGAACCCGCTGAGCGCGGCGTACACCAGGCGGGGGTTGATCCGGCGCAGCCGCTCGTAACCGTGGCCGAGGCGCTCCATCGTGCCCGGCCGGAAGTTCTCGACCAGCACGTCCGCGCGCTGCACCAGTCGGTCGAGCACCTCGGCTGCCTCCGGGCTCTTGAGGTTCAGGGTGATGCCGAGCTTGTTGCGGTTGAACTGCGCGAAGAACCCGCTCAGCGGCTCGGCATCCTCGTCTCCGCCGCGCAGAAGCGGAGGGAATGTGCGGGTGTAGTCGGGATCGTCGGGGTTCTCGACCTTGATCACGGTCGCACCGAGGTCGGCCAGGATCATCGAGCAGTAGGGGCCGGCCACCACCCGGGTGATGTCGAGCACGACGACACCGGCGAGCGACCCCGGCGCGGCGTCGGATCCCCCGAGCCGCCCGAGCAGGGCGCGCGTGAGGTCGTCGATCATCGCCGCCCGCCCTCCGCCGTCGAGCCGTCGGCGGCCGATCCGCGGCGGCCGATGCGGGTGAGCAGCGCCGCCGAGGCGAGCGTGACGAGGCCGGCCGCGACGATGTAGAGCGAGATCGCCCATGACCCGCCGGTGAGGGACAGCAGCTCGAGATAGATCATCGGCACGAAGGCCGAGCCGATAATGGTTCCGATGCCGAGCGCCAGAGACATTCCGGTGTAGCGGATGCGCACGTCGAAGGCCTGCGCGTAGAGCACGCCCAGCGTGCCGTAGGTGGCGCAGAAGGCCACGGTCATGGCGATGTACGCGGCGTACGCCGCAGCGAGGCCACCCGTGTCGATGAGCCAGAACGCGGGGAACGCGAGCAGGATCGACACGATCGTGCCGGCGGCGAACACCCGGCCGACGCCGTAGCGGTCGGCGAGCCACCCGGCCAGGGGCAGTCCGCCCAGCGCGAGCACGGAGCACACCGTGGCGATCGTCAGCATCTCGGACTGCGCATGGCCGACGAACTCCGTGCCGTAGGTGAGGCTGAACGTGAACAGCATGTAGAAGACGGCTCCGATCACGGCGAAGCTGAGGGCGGCGAGGATCACCTGGGCGGGGTGGCTGCGCAGCGTCTCCCACAGCGGCACGCGAGCCGTCGCCCCCGCACGGCGCATGCTCTCGAACTCGGGGGTCTCGGTGATGCGCAACCGGATGAACAGGCCGACGAGCACGAGCACGGCGCTGACGAGGAACGGCACGCGCCAGCCCCACACGGCGAACGCGTCTCCGGGCAGGGCCACCAGGGGAAGGAACACGAGCGTCGAGAGCGTCAGCCCGAGCGCCAGGCCCACCTGAGGGAAGCTGCCGAGGAACGCGCGGCGCCGCGGCTCGGCGTGCTCGACGACGAGCAGGACCGCACCGCCCCACTCGCCGCCGAGGGCGAAGCCCTGCACGAGGCGCAGCGCCATCAGCAGGATGGGAGCCGCTACACCGATGACGGCGTACGTCGGCAGGAGACCGATGAGGAAGGTGGCGAGTCCCATGAGCACGAGCGAGACGACGAGCATCCGCTTGCGTCCGATCCGGTCGCCGAAGTGCCCGAACACGATCGATCCGAGCGGACGGCCGAAGTAGCCGACGGCGATACCCCCGAACGCGAGGATCGTGCCGACCAGAGGGTCGTAATCGGGGAAGAACAGTCCGTTGAGGATCAGGGCCGCGGCGGTCGAGTAGGCGAAGAAGTCGAACCACTCGACCGTGGTGCCGACGACGCTGGACGCGACGATGGTGCGGATCTGCGATCGCGGGGTGCTCCCCGGGGCGGACGGTGCGGCGGAGCCGTGCGTCGCGGTGGATGCCGAGGTCATGAGTGCGTATCCCTTCCACCGGCCTCACCGTTGATGCCGGCCTGTCCAGGCTGACAGCGCGCCCACGCCCTGTTCCATGTCTGTGACGGCCATATCCGGCGGTGCCGCATGGCTGCCACCGACATGTCGGGTTGCACGTGACGACACCGCACGGCTCCGCACGGCCCTGTGGGCTGCGCCCATCCCCGCCGCGCAACGGTGTGCCCCTCGCACATGAGGCCGCGCGGCGGCCGTTCCTAGCCTGGATGGTGCCGGCCATGAGCGCCGGCATGCCCCGCCGACACGAAGGAGTGCCATGGACATCGACATCGCCGACGACATCGATCGACCCGGACTGGACCCGCGCGCGCAGCGCCGTCGGGCGGTGATCGGAAGCTCGGTCGGGACGGTCATCGAGTGGTACGACTTCACCCTCTACGGCCTGGCATCGGCCCTCGTCTTCGCGCCGCTCTTCTTCCCCGGCGGCGGCGAGTTCGCGGGCCTCCTCGGCGCCTTCGCCACCTTCGCCGTCGGCTTCGGCGCACGCCCGATCGGCGGGCTCGTGTTCGCGCACTTCGGCGACCGCATCGGCCGCAAGGGCACGCTGCTCGCGACGCTGCTGATGATGGGCACCGCCACGACGCTCATCGGCGTTCTGCCCACGGCCGACGCGATCGGCGTGTGGGCGCCGATCCTGCTCATCCTGATGCGTCTCGTGCAGGGCGCGGGAGCCGGCGCGGAGTTCGCCGGCGCCATGACCATGGCGAGCGAGTCGTCCGAGACACGCAACCGCGCCTTCGTCGCAGGCTTCCCCGGGGCGTCGGTGTACCTCGGCATGGCGCTCGCGACAGCCACGTTCGCCCTCATCAGCCTCTTGCCGGTCGAGCATTTCCAGGCCTGGGGCTGGCGCATCCCGTTCATCGCGAGCATCGTCATCGTGGCGTTCGCCCTGTACTTCCGCCTGCGGGTCAAGGAGACCGCCGCGTTCGAGGCGGCGGAGCGCGAGGGCGAGGTCGCGCGGGCTCCGCTCGCGCTCGCCGTGCGGTCGCACTGGCGCACGCTGCTCGCCGGCATGGCGCTCTTCGTCTTCGCCCTGCCCTGGGTGTACATCGTGCAGACGTTCTCGATCTCGTACACCACGGGCACGCTGAGCGTGAACCCGACGCACGCCCTCGTCGGCCTCATCGTCGCCGAGCTGCTGACCATCCCCGCCACGCTCGGCTTCGGCAGGCTCGCCGACCGCGTCGGCCGCAAGCCCGTGCTGCTGGGCGCCGCGATCTTCGCGATCGTCTTCGCCTTCCCGCTGTTCCTGCTCTTCCAGACCGAGAACTCGTTCCTCGTCGCCGTCGGGCTGATCCTCGGGCTGGCCGTCGTGCAGGGTGCCACGATCGGCGTCAGCGCGGCCATGCTGGCCGAACTCTTCCCCACGCGGATGCGGTGGAGCGGCATCGCGATCTCCCGCGAGATCCCCGCGGCGCTCGTCGGCGGCACGGCGCCGCTCGTCGCGACCGCCCTCGTCGGACTCGCAGGCGGGGCGCCCTGGCTCGTCGCGACCTATCTCGTGGGTCTCAGCGTGATCGGACTCATCGGCATCGCCGCGCTGCCCGAGACCCTGCGGCCGGCGACGGGCGAGTCCCCGCTCACGGCAGCGTCCGTCGCACCCGCCTCGGCGGACTGATCCTCACCCGGGCGGCGGAGGTCCCTGACGTCCGACGATCTCCGCCGCCCTCAGGAGCCCGTCTCGGTCAGCCGCGCGCGAGGCGCCGCCAGGCGAGCTCCGCGAGAACCGAGGCCTGCAGCGGCAGCACCGAGTCGTCGAACACGGCGTGCTCGGAGTGCAGCGGCATCGGCCCGCTCTCGGGCGCGGCTCCGACGAACACCAGCGTGCCCGGCACCTCCTGCAGCACGTACGAGAAGTCCTCCGACGCCATCGACGGCGCCTCGAGCCTCGTGACCCGCTCGGGCCCGACGAGCTCGTCGAGCACGGCCAGCACCTCGCGCGTCTCGGCCGGATCGTTGTAGGTGACCGGGTATGACGGGATGAACTCGGCGTCGAGGCGGCATCCGTTGGCCTCGGCGATGCCGGCGAGCAGCGGCGGCAGCTGCTCGCGCACCGTGTCGAGCGTCGCCATCGACAGCGTGCGGATGTTGGCCTCCATGCGCACGGTCGCCGACAGCACGTTGCCGGCCTCGGAGTCGCCGCGGATGCGTGTGATCGAGATCACGGCCTGGTCGGTGGCGGGCAGTCGGCGCGCGGCGAACGCCTGCACGGCGAGGATCAGCTGCGCGGCCACGGGCACGGGGTCGATCGCATGCTGCGGGAACGCCGCGTGGCCTCCCGTGCCGTGCACAGTGAGGCGCAGCGCGCTCGCACTCGCCATCATGGCCCCCTCGCGGGTCACCAGCTGCCCGCGCGGCGTGGCGCTGTCGACGTGGATGGCGTAGGCCGCGACGGGTCGCTCACCCGCGGCCTCGAGCACGCCCTCCTCGATCATGATGCGGCCGCCTGCCTGCCCCTCCTCGCCGGGCTGGAACATGAAGACCACGGTGCCGGGCAGCTCGTCACGGCGCGCGGCGAGCAACCGCACCGCCCCGAGCACACCGGCCATGTGCAGGTCGTGACCGCACGCATGCATCGCCCGCGACGTCGACGCGAACGGCAGCCCCGTCGCCTCGGCGATGGGCAGGCCGTCCATGTCGCCGCGCACGAGCACCACGGGGCCGGGCCGAGCGCCGCGGAGCACGGCGGTGACCGACGAGAGCGAGTCGCCCGTCGAGATCTCCAGCGGAAGCCCCTCCAGCTCGCGGAGCACGATCCTCTGGGTCTCCGGCAGGTCGAGCCCGGTCTCCACCGCCCGGTGCAGCTCCCTGCGCACCGCGACGAGATCGTCGCGCAGCGCCTCCGCCGCCTCGCCGAACATCGCCGTCATGCGAACCGCATCCTCTCGCCGAGAACCGGGACCGCGTCGAGCAGGTCCCTCGTGTAGGGATCGGCGGGGGGCGCGAGCAGCTGCTCGGTGGGGCCGGCCTCGACCAGCCGGCCGTGGCGCATCACGCACACCTCGTCGCTGATGTAGCGCACCACGGCGAGGTTGTGCGAGATGAAGAGCATCGACAGCCCCAGCTCCTGCTGCACCTCGCGCAGCAGGTTGAGGATCGCCCCCTGCACCGACACATCGAGCGCGCTCGTCACCTCGTCGGCGATGAGCACCGACGGCTCACCGGCGAGCGCCCTGGCGATGGTGATGCGCTGGCGCTGCCCGCCCGAGAACGCCGCGGGCCGCTCGTCCGCCCGATCGGGATCGAGATGCACGAGGGCGAGGAGCTCCCGCACGCGGGCGACGCGCTCGGCACGGGTCCAGCGGCGCCCGGTCGCCCGCAGCGCCTCGGCGATGGAGTCGCCGATCGGCATGAGCGGGTCGAGGGCCGAGAACGGATCCTGGAACACCAGCTGCATCCGGCGCCTCGCGCGGTGCGCGGCACGTCCGCGCCCCGCCGCCTCGACACCGTCGATGCGGATCGATCCGGACTCGGGCCGCACGAGCCCCACCGCAGCCGCCGCGATGGTGCTCTTGCCCGAGCCCGACTCGCCGACCAGGCCCACCGTGCGTCCCTTCGGCACCCGCAGGCTCACCGACTCCACCACGCGCGTGCGGCCGTAGGCGACGTTCAGGTCGTCGATCTCCAGTGCGTTCACGCCGGCACCTCCTCGTCGAGCGCTTCCGGCACGAGGTCGGCCGGGATCACCGGCAGAGGCCGCGAACGGTCGCTGGTCATGTCGGGCAGGCACGCGATCAGCGCTTTCGTGTACGGGTGCGAGGCGTCCTCGCGGATGC
This Microbacterium sp. XT11 DNA region includes the following protein-coding sequences:
- a CDS encoding adenosylhomocysteinase; amino-acid sequence: MTDPRTLAERLVRRSPRRTNLLVAGRTVAVEGSDAVSAELRSLLRALGAHLSDADARADGAVTFVPADDSILLGRTPLADTVTADERVDRAGAHMPVSAGIARRLSRDGVVRGIRIGIAMVLEPKTAQLALLLRDAGAVVSVYAHPDEIDLDVAEALRARGMPVTGDPSLSGAAERDAAAAFLRQGLDLLLDDGSHLIRLAHEEGITPGLRGAAEETTSGLTPLRLMAARGELAVPVIAVNDAPMKTSFDNRYGTGQSCVFAIADVLDGIERTVRDQPAVVIGYGPVGEGVAAHLRAMGAEVAVAETDPVRALRAAHDGFRIGPLRDLAPGALVVSATGAPHTVGADVLASAAVVAVAGGVPREVDVDPAVLRPVAPHLDRVGDGALLVARGGCVNLAAAEGNPIEIMDLSFAVQLGAVEQLLTAELPPGLHPFPAEADRAIAHAALAARRERIDQPSTAQREALDDWRSPRYRGASA
- a CDS encoding RNA-binding S4 domain-containing protein, producing MPKPDPIDEISIGGDVIRLGQFLKFAGLLDSGGDAKEVIIDGFVQVNGEEERRRGRQLHDGDLVTFQGRTVRVRP
- a CDS encoding dihydrofolate reductase family protein translates to MQTLTIDFICSLDGYGAAEGWPGLWGMGGPEYAEWLETAIDRDAPLLMGATTYRVMSGLVAEGEPGTEVLNDIQKYVFSSSLAEPLAWQNSTLVRSDAVGFVRRLKQESDRPLRTLGSVSLCRSLLEAGLADRFRVVLFPVITGATGRDRIFDGYPDVRLGLIESRTFDGRLQLLEYVPTVLDGPPES
- a CDS encoding histidine phosphatase family protein, with translation MDAPDPLPDHPAPDNPQGKLVLLRHGETEWSKSGRHTGLTDIPLTPRGEELARAAGELVRDYDFGLILSSPLQRARRTAELAGLDAEIDPLLVEWDYGGYEGRTTADIRAELGYNWTAFAHGVIRGKTPGETVEEVAARASRVLTRVLPAMAKGDVALIAHGHYLRILTAVFLREAPRFAARITLDAGSVSVLGYYREQPAILAWNHGPQLPLQPSES
- a CDS encoding helix-turn-helix domain-containing protein: MGDDRATPLRLVREVVAATQAEPGERVDALTRLLGQAGVDPEEVDELVASVRDSQQLTARLRRRTAELEALFSTARELVRLQDVTDVLRRLVERAHELMGTDVTYLSEVDNERGDLRVRYSAGTVTPEFRDLLVPAGFGLASLVATTREPAWVRQYASMADAPHDPAIDLAVEREGLVSFLGVPLAVGDEVLGALFACNRFAHDFTPDQVLLLSAFADHAAAVLHSARVLAESAAARAHAETAYRELERHLTATHLVSAIHEELTTAVVSGASLIDLVATVSDRLGRRVHAVDESGRPLDARAAPAGLPRRRALADAIRESRASGHAAIVRHDGRSWIIVAILGVDRVLGAMVAEEDPQRAPTDDIARPTLERAAHVAALVEFKRDAVSAIRAERRSRLLGSVLDGTAEAASLSAEIDRPLRAAAVVDAGGRKGALVLAAEAVGDDGLVALRDGRLVIGWVHADAADATERVRRLLAESPGTEATAVVGPAVADLPGLRASVDRISRDLHFLRPLGITGASVRSDDFAPYHVLTSAEPDAVVRFVDALLGPVRDWDARRGTALVDTLCAYFDAGESKQATSAALRVHVNTVQQRLDRIWTLLDADPDDAEYRFRLQAAVRLEGLRRSLQPR
- a CDS encoding enoyl-CoA hydratase/isomerase family protein; translated protein: MGVRLDRSGGIGLITIDRPDKLNALTLAMYDDLGAAFAEVRDDPRIGVAVLTGAGDRAFCVGADLGESIPALTEERFDISEWDAAHQKHSVLDKPVIAAVNGLCLGGGFEIMLSTDVRLASTEAQFALPETGVGVVPAGGTLVRLIRQIPYAFAMELMLCGTRIDAETALRYGLVNRVVPAERLVPESIAVAEGLLAKSATALATVKSAVRALADLPYEEAFRREAVLGQRAFASDDAREGLAAFAQRRTPVFPSRTSSAGGVRG
- a CDS encoding CaiB/BaiF CoA transferase family protein, encoding MIDDLTRALLGRLGGSDAAPGSLAGVVVLDITRVVAGPYCSMILADLGATVIKVENPDDPDYTRTFPPLLRGGDEDAEPLSGFFAQFNRNKLGITLNLKSPEAAEVLDRLVQRADVLVENFRPGTMERLGHGYERLRRINPRLVYAALSGFGQTGPYRLRPAYDNSAQATGGLWSMNGEPDRPPTRVGTIIGDLAASLYGVIGVLAALRHAEQTGEGQLVDISQQDSVLTLTENAVVSYTVDGEIARPLGNEHPFVRPYSLFPCADGFVFFGGYTDKFWRLSCDTFGTSADWDDHPELHTMAGRFDAEVYREKVHPMIVRWFAHRTKAELEQLAGDLVPLSAVKDIGEVVDDPQIAARGMIVEREYPGHGTLRTFGSPVKLERTPPHTAGLAPGAGQHTAAVLEDLLGYSAAEVEALRAGGAV
- a CDS encoding MFS transporter, producing the protein MTSASTATHGSAAPSAPGSTPRSQIRTIVASSVVGTTVEWFDFFAYSTAAALILNGLFFPDYDPLVGTILAFGGIAVGYFGRPLGSIVFGHFGDRIGRKRMLVVSLVLMGLATFLIGLLPTYAVIGVAAPILLMALRLVQGFALGGEWGGAVLLVVEHAEPRRRAFLGSFPQVGLALGLTLSTLVFLPLVALPGDAFAVWGWRVPFLVSAVLVLVGLFIRLRITETPEFESMRRAGATARVPLWETLRSHPAQVILAALSFAVIGAVFYMLFTFSLTYGTEFVGHAQSEMLTIATVCSVLALGGLPLAGWLADRYGVGRVFAAGTIVSILLAFPAFWLIDTGGLAAAYAAYIAMTVAFCATYGTLGVLYAQAFDVRIRYTGMSLALGIGTIIGSAFVPMIYLELLSLTGGSWAISLYIVAAGLVTLASAALLTRIGRRGSAADGSTAEGGRR